From one Musa acuminata AAA Group cultivar baxijiao chromosome BXJ2-6, Cavendish_Baxijiao_AAA, whole genome shotgun sequence genomic stretch:
- the LOC103987038 gene encoding uncharacterized protein LOC103987038, which yields MATNGETLIAPCSKNSFHHHQRPRRISMEGLQRAISDLSFQLGREGVETTLPPISEVEDAQCECCGMSEECTPGYIRRVRERFAGKWICGLCSEAVKEEVAKNGGKEEEALEAHMSMCARFTRLGRTHPVLFQADAVREILRKSSRGARGQSTGHGDRDIAKKGSIARSSSCIAAITKEINKHRAAN from the coding sequence ATGGCAACCAATGGAGAAACGCTCATCGCTCCCTGCTCCAAGAACAGCTTCCACCACCATCAAAGGCCTCGGCGGATCTCCATGGAGGGCCTGCAGAGGGCGATATCCGACCTCTCCTTCCAGCTGGGCAGAGAGGGCGTGGAAACGACGCTCCCACCCATCTCCGAGGTGGAGGACGCCCAGTGCGAGTGCTGCGGCATGTCGGAGGAGTGCACGCCGGGGTACATCCGCCGCGTGCGGGAGAGGTTCGCGGGGAAGTGGATATGCGGCCTGTGCTCCGAGGCAGTGAAGGAAGAGGTGGCGAAGAATggtgggaaggaggaggaggcgctCGAGGCGCACATGAGCATGTGCGCGAGGTTCACCAGGCTCGGGAGGACGCACCCGGTGCTCTTCCAGGCCGACGCCGTGAGAGAGATCTTGAGGAAGTCCTCGAGAGGGGCGAGGGGGCAGTCCACCGGCCATGGCGACAGGGACATCGCCAAGAAAGGCAGCATCGCAAGGAGCTCAAGCTGCATTGCAGCCATTACCAAGGAGATCAACAAGCACAGAGCAGCCAACTGA
- the LOC103987037 gene encoding uncharacterized protein LOC103987037: MESSSAAKKLWHIVRVVFYMHRKSLSMHKLMVDLHLLLKRGKNTGKALGHLVTFHHHGHLHGVAAMYSGFSCRSMDPDRAFYSPREVEFSCSSTPSYPSLHAIRRRNRHRRYDYDYDAVAVATAFETLDFEISDAESVVPSPSPAGARQLRITDSPFPLTEDEEAAYQHIDQEAEEFIRRFYEQLRLQQRIPVTPEYSHHRHEPLMGRA, encoded by the coding sequence ATGGAGTCGTCCAGTGCAGCCAAGAAGCTGTGGCACATTGTGAGGGTTGTGTTCTACATGCACCGGAAGAGCCTCTCCATGCACAAGCTCATGGTggatctccacctcctcctcaagcGTGGCAAGAACACCGGTAAAGCCCTCGGTCATCTAGTCACCTTCCACCACCACGGCCACCTCCATGGCGTCGCTGCCATGTACTCGGGCTTTTCCTGCCGGTCCATGGATCCAGACCGCGCCTTCTACAGCCCCCGGGAGGTGGAGTTCAGCTGCAGCAGCACTCCTTCGTACCCTTCCCTCCATGCCATCAGGCGAAGGAACCGCCACCGCCGCTACGACTACGACTACGACGCTGTGGCGGTGGCGACTGCATTTGAGACACTGGACTTCGAGATATCTGATGCCGAGTCGGTCGTGCCGTCTCCATCACCGGCGGGCGCGCGACAACTGAGGATTACAGACTCACCATTTCCACTGACGGAAGATGAGGAAGCAGCCTACCAGCACATCGACCAGGAGGCAGAGGAGTTCATCAGGAGGTTCTACGAGCAGCTTCGTCTTCAGCAAAGGATTCCGGTGACGCCAGAATACAGTCACCACCGCCATGAACCATTGATGGGACGAGCATGA
- the LOC103988247 gene encoding hexokinase-2-like, with product MRTAAAATAVVCALAAAAAEVVRRRTRRWPRAEEIVRQLEEACATPTERLKQVAQAMAAEMHAGLLAADAGGSKLRMLPSFVDKLPTGDEEGLFYGLDLGGTNFRVLRVQLGGKERGIIEQESKEVPIPPHLMFGSSDELFDFIAIELADFAAKDCLIEGDRQREIGFTFSFPMRQSSVSAGVLVKWTKGFSIDETVGKDISVELTKAMERQHLDMRIAALVNDAVGTLAGSRYYDNDVVLAVILGTGTNAAYVESSSAIPRYHGLQPQSGEMVINMEWGNFQSCHLPITEYDRELDWESINPGEQIFEKLISGMYLGELVRRVLLRLAEEAALFGDTVPSKLEERFILTTPVVSAMNHDTTSNLGVVGSKLKEIFGVDGTSMDTRRMVVRICDAIAERAARLAAAGIAGVLLKQRRVGSDDGKKKAVVAVDGGLFEHYSKFRRCVESTLRELLGEDDSESAVIKLANDGSSIGAALVAASHSQYNATRCVESTLDEMLGEDDSKSAVTKLATDGSSIGAALVATSHSQSDAMRCVESTLEEMLGEDDSESAVTKLPTDGSRVGAALVAPSHSQSDAMRCVESTLEEMLGEDDSESAVTKLPTDGSSIGDTLVAASHSQNNAMGCVHNTLEEMLGEGDSESAVTKLATDGSSVGAALVAASHSQDNAMRFVESTLEEMLGEDDSESAVTKLATDGSRVGAALVAPSHSQSDAMRCVESTLEEMLGEDDSESAVTKLPTDGSSIGDTLVAASHSQNNAMGCVHNTLEEMLGEGDSESAVTKLATDGSSVGAALVAASHSQDNAMRFVESTLEEMLGEDDSESAATKLATDGSSIGDAPVAASHSQYNAMRCVESTLEEMLGEGDSESAVTKLATDGSSVGAALVAASYSQYDAMRFVESSLEEMLGEDDSESAVTKLATDGSSIGDDIVAAASHSQFNAMSSSSYEEGY from the exons ATGAGGACAGcggcggcagcgacagcggtggtgtGCGCActggccgcggcggcggcggaggtcgTGAGGCGGAGGACGCGCCGGTGGCCGCGGGCGGAGGAGATCGTGAGGCAGCTCGAGGAGGCGTGCGCGACGCCGACCGAGAGGTTGAAGCAGGTGGCTCAGGCGATGGCGGCTGAGATGCACGCTGGCCTCCTCGCGGCAGACGCCGGCGGGAGCAAGCTCAGGATGCTACCCAGCTTCGTCGACAAGCTCCCGACGGG GGATGAAGAAGGACTGTTTTATGGATTGGACCTCGGAGGAACAAACTTCCGCGTTCTTCGAGTACAGCTAGGTGGGAAGGAAAGAGGTATCATCGAACAAGAAAGCAAAGAGGTTCCCATTCCCCCGCACTTGATGTTTGGAAGCTCTGAT GAGTTATTCGATTTCATCGCGATAGAATTAGCAGACTTTGCTGCCAAAGATTGTCTCATAGAAGGTGACAGACAGAGAGAGATTGGCTTCACATTCTCTTTCCCAATGAGGCAGTCTTCAGTTTCAGCTGGAGTTCTTGTCAAGTGGACTAAGGGTTTCTCTATCGATGAGACT GTTGGAAAAGATATATCTGTTGAGCTGACTAAAGCCATGGAGAGGCAACATCTTGACATGCGCATCGCAGCGCTG GTAAACGATGCAGTCGGCACATTGGCAGGTTCCAGATACTATGATAACGATGTTGTTCTTGCTGTCATTCTTGGAACTGGAACAAATGCAGCCTATGTAGAAAGTTCAAGTGCAATCCCCAGATACCATGGCCTTCAACCTCAATCAGGGGAGATG GTTATAAACATGGAATGGGGCAACTTCCAGTCATGTCATCTTCCCATAACAGAGTATGACCGAGAATTAGACTGGGAGAGCATCAACCCTGGTGAACAG ATCTTTGAGAAGTTGATCTCAGGGATGTATCTGGGAGAACTTGTGAGACGAGTCCTGTTGAGATTAGCAGAAGAAGCTGCTCTGTTCGGTGATACTGTTCCCTCTAAACTCGAAGAACGTTTCATACTAAC GACTCCGGTGGTGTCTGCCATGAATCACGATACGACATCCAATCTCGGCGTCGTCGGGAGCAAGTTGAAGGAGATATTTGGG GTGGATGGCACCTCCATGGACACAAGAAGAATGGTTGTAAGGATCTGCGACGCGATCGCGGAGCGCGCGGCTCGACTTGCTGCCGCAGGGATAGCAGGTGTTCTCTTGAAGCAGAGGAGGGTTGGCAGTGATGATGGGAAGAAGAAGGCTGTAGTAGCTGTGGATGGGGGGCTCTTCGAGCACTACAGCAAGTTTCGGAGATGCGTGGAGAGCACATtgcgggagctgcttggagaagatGACTCCGAGTCTGCTGTGATCAAGCTGGCCAATGATGGTTCGAGCATTGGAGCTGCTCTTGTTGCAGCCTCCCACTCTCAGTACAATGCAACGAGATGCGTGGAGAGCACATTGGACGAGATGCTGGGAGAAGATGACTCCAAGTCTGCCGTGACCAAGCTCGCCACTGATGGTTCGAGCATTGGCGCTGCTCTTGTTGCAACCTCGCACTCTCAGTCCGATGCGATGAGATGCGTGGAGAGCACATTGGAGGAGATGCTGGGAGAAGATGACTCCGAGTCTGCTGTGACCAAGCTGCCCACTGATGGTTCGAGAGTTGGCGCTGCTCTTGTTGCACCCTCGCACTCTCAGTCCGATGCAATGAGATGCGTGGAGAGCACATTGGAGGAGATGCTGGGAGAAGATGACTCCGAGTCTGCTGTGACCAAGCTGCCCACTGATGGTTCGAGCATTGGAGATACTCTTGTTGCAGCCTCGCACTCTCAGAACAACGCAATGGGATGCGTCCATAATACATTGGAGGAGATGCTGGGAGAAGGCGACTCCGAGTCTGCTGTGACCAAGCTGGCCACTGATGGTTCGAGCGTTGGCGCTGCTCTTGTTGCAGCCTCGCACTCTCAAGATAATGCAATGAGATTCGTGGAGAGCACATTGGAGGAGATGCTGGGAGAAGATGACTCCGAGTCTGCTGTGACCAAGCTGGCCACTGATGGTTCGAGAGTTGGCGCTGCTCTTGTTGCACCCTCGCACTCTCAGTCCGATGCAATGAGATGCGTGGAGAGCACATTGGAGGAGATGCTGGGAGAAGATGACTCCGAGTCTGCTGTGACCAAGCTGCCCACTGATGGTTCGAGCATTGGAGATACTCTTGTTGCAGCCTCGCACTCTCAGAACAACGCAATGGGATGCGTCCATAATACATTGGAGGAGATGCTGGGAGAAGGCGACTCCGAGTCTGCTGTGACCAAGCTGGCCACTGATGGTTCGAGCGTTGGCGCTGCTCTTGTTGCAGCCTCGCACTCTCAAGATAATGCAATGAGATTCGTGGAGAGCACATTGGAGGAGATGCTGGGAGAAGATGACTCCGAGTCTGCTGCGACCAAGCTGGCCACTGATGGTTCGAGCATTGGAGATGCTCCTGTCGCAGCCTCGCACTCTCAGTACAACGCAATGAGATGCGTGGAGAGCACATTGGAGGAGATGCTGGGAGAAGGCGACTCCGAGTCTGCTGTGACCAAGCTGGCCACCGATGGTTCAAGCGTTGGCGCTGCTCTTGTTGCAGCCTCGTACTCTCAGTATGATGCAATGAGATTCGTGGAGAGCTCATTGGAGGAGATGCTGGGAGAAGATGACTCCGAGTCTGCTGTGACCAAGCTGGCCACTGATGGTTCGAGCATTGGAGATGATATTGTTGCAGCAGCCTCTCATTCTCAGTTCAATGCAATGAGCTCTAGCAGTTACGAAGAAGGTTATTGA
- the LOC135614403 gene encoding small ribosomal subunit protein eS24z-like has protein sequence MADTKAVTIRTRKFMTNRLLSRKQFVIDVLHPGRANVSKAELKEKLAKLYEVNDTNTIFVFKFRTHFGGGKSTGFGLIYDTVENAKKYEPKYRLIRNGLATKVEKSRKQMKERKNRAKKVRGVKKTKAGDAAKAGKKK, from the exons ATGGCAGATACGAAGGCTGTTACTATTCGAACCCGGAAATTCATGACCAATCGCCTCCTTTCCAGGAAGCAATTC GTCATCGACGTTCTTCACCCTGGGAGAGCAAATGTCTCCAAG gcggaattgaaggagaagttgGCGAAGCTGTATGAGGTGAACGATACCAACACAATCTTTGTGTTCAAGTTCCGGACGCACTTTGGAGGAGGGAAATCGACGGGATTCGGTTTGATCTACGACACCGTAGAGAACGCCAAGAAGTATGAGCCCAAGTATCGGCTTATTAGG AATGGACTTGCAACAAAAGTAGAGAAATCAAGGAAACAGATGAAGGAAAGGAAGAACAGGGCGAAGAAAGTCCGTGGTGTTAAGAAG ACAAAGGCTGGAGATGCTGCTAAGGCTGGGAAGAAGAAATAA
- the LOC135614404 gene encoding serine/threonine-protein phosphatase 5-like, protein MATIVESANSNIDRAEEIKLSANEAFKANKFSQAIDLYSQAIELNGSNAVYWANRAFAHTKLEEYGSAVQDATKAIEIDPRYSKGYYRRGAAYLAMGKFKEALKDFQQVKKICPNDPDATKKLKECEKAVQKLRFEEAIAVHESEKRSIADSIDFHTIEVESQYIGARIEGEVVTLEFVKKMMDEFKNQRHLHKRYAYQIILQAREMLQAMPSLVDISVPNGHHFTVCGDVHGQFYDLLNIFELNGLPSEENPYLFNGDFVDRGSFSVEVILTLFAFKCMSPTAMYLSRGNHESKSMNKIYGFEGEVRSKLGETFVELFAEVFCCLPLAHVINDKIFVVHGGLFSVDGVKLSDIQAIDRFCEPPEEGLMCELLWSDPQPQRGRGPSKRGVGLSFGEDVTKRFLQENNLDLVVRSHEVKDEGYEIEHNGKLITVFSAPNYCDQMGNKGAFIRFTALDLKPDIVSFSAVPHPDVKPMAYASNFLQMFS, encoded by the exons ATGGCTACCATCGTTGAATCAGCAAATTCAAACATTGACCGAGCAGAAGAAATTAAGCTTTCAGCTAATGAAGCATTCAAAG CCAAcaaattttcacaagccatagatctGTACAGTCAAGCTATTGAACTGAATGGCAGCAATGCTGTATATTGGGCaaatcgtgcatttgcacataccAAACTTGAAGAATATGGCAGTGCTGTGCAAGATGCCACAAAGGCCATTGAAATTGACCCTAGATACTCTAAG GGTTACTATAGGCGTGGTGCAGCGTATCTTGCTATGGGAAAATTCAAGGAAGCTTTGAAAGATTTTCAACAG GTGAAAAAAATTTGTCCAAACGATCCTGATGCTACTAAGAAGTTGAAGGAATGTGAAAAGGCTGTTCAGAAACTTCGTTTTGAAGAAGCCATTGCAGTACATGAATCAGAAAAGCGCTCAATTGCAGATTCTATAGATTTTCACACCATAG AGGTGGAATCACAATACATTGGTGCAagaatagaaggtgaagtggtaaCCTTGGagtttgtgaagaaaatgatggATGAATTCAAAAATCAAAGGCACTTACATAAGAG GTATGCTTACCAGATCATCCTACAAGCTAGAGAGATGTTACAAGCGATGCCTTCTCTTGTTGATATCTCTGTTCCAAATGGACATCATTTTACAGTGTGTGGTGATGTGCATGGTCAG TTTTATGATCTATTAAATATTTTTGAGCTTAATGGGCTTCCTTCGGAGGAGAACCCTTACCTCTTCAATGGAGATTTTGTGGACAGAGGATCCTTTTCTGTTGAAGTTATTCTGACGCTGTTTGCGTTCAAGTGCATGTCTCCAACAG CAATGTATCTCTCAAGGGGAAATCATGAAAGTAAGAGCATGAACAAAATATATGGGTTTGAGGGAGAGGTCAGATCAAAATTGGGCGAGACGTTTGTTGAACTCTTTGCTGAAGTGTTCTGCTGCTTGCCTCTGGCACATGTTATAAATGACAAAATCTTTGTAGTTCATGGAGGTTTATTTAGTGTTGATGGTGTAAAGCTTTCGGACATTCAGGCAATTGATCGATTCTGTGAGCCCCCTGAGGAAG GTTTGATGTGTGAACTGCTTTGGAGTGACCCACAACCTCAACGAGGAAGAGGTCCCAGTAAGAGGGGAGTCGGACTTTCCTTTGGTGAAGATGTCACGAAGAGATTCTTACAAGAAAACAATCTTG ATCTTGTTGTTCGATCCCATGAAGTTAAGGATGAGGGTTATGAGATTGAACACAATGGAAAGCTTATTACTGTATTTTCTGCTCCAAATTATTGTGATCAG ATGGGTAACAAGGGTGCATTTATTCGTTTCACAGCCCTGGACCTGAAGCCAGACATTGTTTCTTTTTCAGCGGTG CCACATCCAGATGTGAAGCCTATGGCTTATGCCAGCAACTTCCTTCAAATGTTCTCATGA